A region from the Coffea eugenioides isolate CCC68of chromosome 9, Ceug_1.0, whole genome shotgun sequence genome encodes:
- the LOC113782466 gene encoding uncharacterized protein LOC113782466, translating into MADNFLLAQELLSDIKKPNRGGNMMLKLDMMKDYDRVSWIFLIQVLRRFGFSEVWIDMVWQLISNIRFSVIMNGLRQGDPISPVLFVIGAEVLSRSLNALAKHHSFRPFKVLRGCPLVTHLAYANDVVIFTSGLKASVKLVKEVVDGYCGVSGHKNLFMEASVSFDWGQDSTTTECVVFTADPFVGSGVAAEEGFCLVGKGGIGVWSIAKVYDAFPIKLWWTFRQQQSLWTEFLLAKYCKEVHPCLAEGVTSQSSMWRRLCSIQHLAEEHISWILGKGSMDFWHDNWLGTGALCHRVEIFQEHRVSDFVIEARWNLGLLNQVLEPGVVRQVMGIPPPPSQRSDRMVWALTQDGVFSIASTFSLVAQATNCSWVASQVWLKGCPLKIYFFMLRLLRSRLPMSDVLRKFGVQGPSRCHCCAEPDEEGFDHTFCTGIVARAAWSSFNDPGEVAGVSNLRHRVLRWWLRRGQNVYLKFIYRLLPMLICWELWKARNKGVFEGRSMVGTEVVRQILQGKRGCPRRLQRELEDLLRYKRYFQEITHCYREANKSADYLANLRADTEQETIFGSHRALPVRVLGEIQMEQLGFPNFRRRLLS; encoded by the exons ATGGCGGATAACTTTCTTCTTGCTCAAGAGTTGTTGAGTGACATTAAGAAACCCAATCGGGGCGGGAATATGATGCTCAAATTGGACATGATGAAAGATTACGACAGGGTTTCCTGGATTTTCCTGATACAAGTACTACGGCGTTTTGGGTTTAGCGAGGTGTGGATTGACATGGTTTGGCAATTGATTTCTAATATCCGGTTTTCGGTTATCATGAATGGCTTGCGGCAAGGAGATCCAATCTCGCCGGTCTTGTTTGTGATTGGAGCGGAGGTTCTCTCTCGGTCTTTAAATGCGTTGGCGAAGCACCATAGCTTCCGACCATTCAAAGTCCTGAGAGGCTGCCCTCTGGTGACTCATTTGGCGTATGCTAACGACGTTGTGATCTTCACAAGCGGCCTCAAGGCTTCAGTCAAGTTGGTTAAAGAGGTTGTCGATGGATATTGTGGGGTGTCGGGGCATAAG AATCTTTTCATGGAGGCATCGGTCTCTTTCGACTGGGGGCAAGATAGTACTACTACGGAGTGTGTTGTCTTCACTGCCGATCCATTTGTTGGCAGCGGCGTCGCCGCCGAGGAGGGTTTTTGCCTTGTTGGAAAAG GGGGGATCGGCGTTTGGAGCATTGCAAAGGTGTATGATGCATTCCCCATTAAGCTCTGGTGGACCTTTAGGCAGCAGCAATCTCTGTGGACAGAATTTCTATTAGCAAAATACTGTAAAGAGGTCCATCCATGCCTGGCAGAAGGTGTCACTTCACAGTCTTCAATGTGGCGGAGATTATGTTCGATCCAGCATTTGGCGGAGGAACACATCAGTTGGATTCTGGGTAAGGGATCGATGGACTTCTGGCATGACAATTGGTTGGGTACAGGAGCCTTATGTCATCGGGTGGAGATTTTTCAGGAACACAGAGTTTCAGATTTTGTCATAGAGGCACGGTGGAACTTAGGGCTACTCAACCAAGTTTTAGAGCCTGGGGTGGTGAGGCAAGTCATGGGCATTCCCCCTCCTCCCTCTCAAAGGTCTGACAGGATGGTTTGGGCTTTAACACAGGATGGGGTGTTTTCGATTGCCTCGACGTTCTCTCTGGTTGCGCAGGCGACTAATTGTTCTTGGGTGGCCTCCCAAGTTTGGCTCAAGGGATGTCCACTCAAGATCTATTTTTTCATGTTACGGCTCCTACGGTCACGGCTTCCCATGTCGGATGTACTACGTAAATTTGGGGTTCAGGGCCCATCTAGGTGTCACTGTTGCGCGGAGCCAGACGAGGAGGGGTTTGACCACACGTTTTGCACAGGGATTGTAGCAAGGGCGGCTTGGAGTAGTTTCAATGACCCAGGGGAAGTGGCCGGGGTGTCCAATTTGCGGCACAGGGTGCTAAGGTGGTGGTTGCGCCGGGGGCAAAATGTGTACCTCAAATTCATTTATCGGCTGCTCCCTATGCTCATCTGCTGGGAGTTGTGGAAAGCAAGGAACAAGGGAGTCTTTGAAGGGAGGAGTATGGTGGGTACTGAGGTGGTGCGGCAG ATTCTACAAGGGAAACGGGGATGCCCGCGGAGACTGCAACGGGAGTTGGAGGACTTGCTTAGATATAAGCGTTACTTCCAGGAAATCACGCATTGCTATAGAGAGGCAAATAAGTCGGCTGATTATTTGGCTAACCTACGAGCAGACACGGAGCAGGAGACGATTTTTGGGAGTCATCGCGCGCTACCTGTGAGGGTCCTGGGTGAGATCCAGATGGAGCAATTAGGTTTCCCGAATTTTCGTAGGAGACTCTTGAGTTGA